Proteins encoded in a region of the Zea mays cultivar B73 chromosome 2, Zm-B73-REFERENCE-NAM-5.0, whole genome shotgun sequence genome:
- the LOC100274075 gene encoding uncharacterized protein isoform X1 translates to MQFLDEITASRTQRLISNASTAFAIMSPSRAKRKVAQIREQALSAAVGDVVARTMSAVAGRYDAHASVDDQLERLATLLVMVHSAVDEAERVHVANWWLRRWLWRLRYAALDGDEVLLSMRQQRAAEAAEATAMTQSAGGRLWNAATRVVVRSAKSLLVSSRSGGRGGGPNMAQYCLSNTLGWPTKRVGHPSQPPP, encoded by the coding sequence ATGCAGTTTTTGGATGAGATCACGGCATCACGCACGCAGCGCCTCATATCGAACGCAAGCACTGCATTCGCAATAATGTCGCCGTCCCGGGCGAagcgcaaggtggcacagatcagGGAGCAAGCCCTCTCGGCGGCGGTCGGCGACGTGGTCGCGCGGACCATGTCCGCGGTGGCGGGCAGGTACGACGCGCACGCGAGCGTGGACGACCAGCTGGAGCGCCTCGCCACGCTGCTCGTCATGGTGCACAGCGCCgtggacgaggccgagcgcgtgCACGTCGCCAACTGGTGGCTCCGCCGCTGGCTGTGGAGGCTCCGCTACGCCGCGCTGGACGGCGACGAGGTGCTGCTGTCCATGAGGCAGCAGCGAGCGGCCGAGGCGGCGGAGGCGACCGCGATGACCCAGAGTGCGGGCGGCAGGCTCTGGAACGCCGCGACGCGCGTCGTCGTCCGGTCCGCGAAGAGCCTGCTCGTGTCGTCCAGGAGCGGAGGCAGGGGCGGAGGGCCCAATATGGCTCAGTATTGCTTGAGCAATACCTTGGGCTGGCCCACTAAGAGAGTAGGTCATCCGTCTCAGCCTCCACCGTAA
- the LOC100274075 gene encoding uncharacterized protein isoform X2, whose amino-acid sequence MPPAPVPGTDINIGDCPAPEPADTAWLRGMVADIREAVRLGDRTEVNAERRWLAEWRRELQAVADRADRVLLASPSPVASLGAGGDDEVARMVRSLETAAAHLRAYVTLLRFAVVVVESR is encoded by the coding sequence ATGCCGCCAGCCCCTGTGCCTGGCACTGACATTAACATCGGTGATTGCCCGGCACCAGAACCTGCAGACACGGCCTGGCTGCGCGGGATGGTGGCCGACATCCGCGAGGCCGTAAGACTCGGCGACAGGACGGAGGTCAACGCCGAGCGCAGGTGGCTGGCGGAGTGGCGCCGCGAGCTGCAGGCTGTGGCGGACAGAGCTGACCGCGTGCTGCTTGCGTCGCCGTCACCTGTGGCATCCCTGGGTGCTGGAGGAGACGATGAGGTGGCGAGGATGGTGCGGAGTTTGGAAACAGCGGCAGCACACCTGAGGGCCTACGTCACGCTGCTCAGGTTTGCTGTCGTGGTTGTTGAAAGTAGATAG